A part of Setaria viridis chromosome 8, Setaria_viridis_v4.0, whole genome shotgun sequence genomic DNA contains:
- the LOC117834116 gene encoding uncharacterized protein → MQLVWDCNLEGCGCGADAADGSVAQRGATGVGEAGSAVFEERGEVGAGGDDERVSEADKGKTVAEVEIVERLAEYEDFQKLVRGMEDGDLAKLNHALGRKVSFVAAVFEERMACREKGALAQVSRLEARVALLEKENKLLEDIKGELGEINKVLKEDKDALMKTTQELGEKYEKLDDKNEKLEEENMRLRGQLEDNAKVIEKLRLIGERDARAIAELNRCVDIMGPELEQKTKLINEAEDLLKEKFTTVYEVYKASLEAFGAEPYPCPVDEGCERIFEWMQEEFGILPEVLSGLNDYSALFCAEGIFQLLEKEGCEQGRNQDEHLEGAK, encoded by the exons ATGCAATTGGTCTGGGATTGCAATTTAGAGGGTTGTGGATGTGGTGCAGATGCCGCTGATGGGTCAGTTGCTCAAAGGGGGGCCACGGGTGTGGGCGAGGCTGGTTCTGCGGTCTTTGAAGAGAGGGGTGAGGTTGGGGCTGGAGGTGATGATGAGAGGGTTTCCGAAGCTGACAAGGGGAAGACTGTAGCCGAGGTGGAGATTGTTGAGAGACTGGCTGAATACGAGG ATTTTCAGAAGCTTGTGAGGGGCATGGAGGATGGGGATCTTGCGAAGTTGAATCACGCTCTGGGGAGAAAG GTCTCTTTTGTTGCTGCTGTCTTCGAGGAGAGGATGGCGTGCCGGGAGAAAGGTGCCCTCGCGCAGGTTTCGCGGCTGGAGGCCAGAGTTGCCCTTCTGGAGAAGGAGAACAAACTTTTGGAAGATATTAAGGGTGAACTTGGCGAAATCAACAAGGTTCTGAAAGAGGATAAAGATGCTCTTATGAAGACTACTCAGGAGCTTGGAGAAAAATATGAGAAGCTGGATGATAAGAATGAAAAGCTTGAGGAGGAGAACATGAGGCTGCGAGGTCAGCTGGAAGATAATGCTAAAGTAATCGAGAAACTTCGGCTCATTGGGGAAAGAGATGCTCGGGCTATTGCGGAGTTGAATCGCTGTGTTGATATTATGGGGCCGGAGCTTGAGCAGAAAACGAAGCTTATCAACGAGGCCGAAGACTTGCTGAAGGAGAAATTCACCACGGTTTACGAGGTGTACAAAGCGTCCTTGGAGGCTTTCGGTGCTGAGCCTTATCCTTGTCCTGTGGATGAGGGGTGCGAGAGAATTTTTGAATGGATGCAGGAGGAGTTTGGGATTTTACCCGAGGTTCTTAGTGGTCTTAACGACTACTCTGCTCTCTTCTGCGCCGAGGGTATCTTTCAACTGCTTGAGAAGGAGGGGTGCGAGCAGGGGCGGAACCAGGATGAACACCTCGAGGGGGCTAAATAG
- the LOC117834637 gene encoding uncharacterized protein: MAQVNGQFDLLEELEAAEVAAQAAIHSGGQAVAAAGGQGAAQPAAQAAPEAGAQAAAAAGDLAAGHGGAGQQPRAAMRWTNVMSAFVLRRFCELISTGVRTDKGFKEVHLNQVAKSVVEFSGLEVTGTQVYNHLRKWRQRWVRVIKLRELSGALWDDDNFMITLEDDHYKGHVQAHPKDAELLNKPIENYRQMEVIFGNGLATGKYAMGSSEPLGSPSDFADSENDHIKLDDMAGKGQPAGPLGSEGGNKRKRSMLSEGDILVMQGMTEAVNNVANAIIQTKVEDVHPDLYDAIMFMPGFTYEELMSAYEHLLGNKAHGTAFVKMNDSHRVLWLKTYLAKHFYMD, encoded by the exons ATGGCACAAGTGAATGGTCAGTTTGACCTGCTGGAGGAACTTGAGGCTGCTGAGGTTGCTGCCCAAGCTGCCATCCATTCTGGTGGCCAGGCTGTCGCAGCTGCTGGCGGCCAGGGTGCAGCTCAACCTGCTGCCCAGGCTGCACCTGAAGCTGGTGCCCAGGCTGCCGCAGCTGCTGGAGACCTGGCTGCAGGACATGGTGGTGCTGGGCAGCAACCCAGGGCTGCCATGAGGTGGACTAATGTGATGTCAGCATTTGTGCTACGCCGCTTCTGTGAACTGATCTCTACTGGTGTCAGAACTGACAAAGGGTTCAAGGAAGTGCACTTGAACCAAGTTGCCAAGAGTGTGGTTGAGTTCTCAGGGCTTGAGGTCACAGGGACTCAGGTCTACAACCACTTGAGGAAGTGGAGACAGAGGTGGGTCAGGGTGATCAAGCTGAGAGAGCTGAGTGGTGCACTGTGGGATGATGACAACTTCATGATCACTTTGGAGGATGACCACTACAAGGGCCATGTGCAG GCACACCCAAAGGATGCTGAGCTGTTGAACAAGCCCATTGAGAACTACCGGCAGATGGAGGTGATCTTTGGGAATGGGTTGGCAACAGGGAAATATGCTATGGGATCCAGTGAACCTTTGGGGTCCCCTTCTGACTTTGCAGATTCAGAGAATGACCACATTAAGCTGGATGATATGGCAGGTAAGGGACAACCTGCTGGTCCTCTGGGTTCAGAAGGAGggaacaagaggaagaggtcCATGCTTAGTGAGGGGGACATTTTGGTGATGCAAGGTATGACTGAAGCTGTTAACAATGTTGCCAATGCCATTATTCAGACCAAGGTAGAGGATGTGCACCCTGATCTCTATGATGCTATCATGTTCATGCCTGGTTTCACTTATGAAGAACTGATGTCTGCCTATGAACACCTTCTTGGCAACAAGGCTCATGGTACTGCATTTGTCAAGATGAATGATTCCCATAGGGTGCTGTGGTTGAAGACCTACTTGGCAAAGCACTTCTACATGGACTGA
- the LOC117834638 gene encoding probable E3 ubiquitin-protein ligase ARI7 yields the protein MSSDGTMDCNDGGSSGEEYYFDDDCDGDEIDGYVDNCDKKMKDHIVLTEDEVRRGQEKMMAKVAELLSFPLGFAATVLRHFKWNEGRVEERWFSDDRRIRDAVGLPADGVPVPMALSAAEASCAICFAEYPAGQMRSAGCAHFYCGECWRGDRYARFALRSFVEEGSGRIKWCPAPGCTLAVEYVGGADGDGNADAAADVFCACRHGFCWRCGEEAHRPVSCDTVRAWLEKNSSYSATANWVLLNTKLCPQCRRPIEKNQGCMHMTCLPPCGYEFCWVCLDPWKNHRRCRGFGQGGAPDGDGDGGGSSREEQEQRRRHAQMSLDRYLYHYERWVANYTSLEKVRQDMDELESSEIRRIAAMVELNETNFAFLNEAYEQIAHGRRVLKWAYAYGYYLDPVRDAAKRGLFEHLLDQANSRLDQLHDAAELERREIFCSSAERTIVLDLLSYYQAKVKDHTKATQQFMGNLVKAFETTDLPEFKSLN from the exons ATGAGCAGCGACGGCACCATGGATTGCAACgatggcggcagctccggcgaGGAGTACTACTTCGACGATGATTGCGACGGTGATGAAATCGATGGGTACGTCGACAACTGCGACAAGAAAATGAAGGATCACATCGTTCTCACAGAGGATGAAGTGCGTCGCGGGCAAGAAAAGATGATGGCTAAGGTCGCCGAGCTCCTGTCGTTCCCGCTGGGCTTCGCTGCCACCGTGCTGCGCCACTTCAAGTGGAACGAAGGGAGAGTCGAGGAGCGGTGGTTCTCCGACGACCGCCGCATCCGCGACGCCGTCGGCCTGCCAGCGGACGGCGTCCCCGTGCCGATGGCGCTCAGCGCGGCGGAGGCCTCCTGCGCCATCTGCTTCGCCGAGTACCCCGCCGGCCAGATGCGATCGGCGGGGTGCGCCCACTTCTACTGCGGCGAGTGCTGGCGCGG GGACCGGTACGCGCGGTTCGCGCTCCGGTCGTTCGTGGAGGAGGGCTCCGGGCGGATCAAGTGGTGCCCGGCGCCCGGGTGCACTCTCGCCGTCGAGTACGtgggcggcgccgacggcgacggcaacgccgacgcggcggcggacgtgTTCTGCGCGTGCCGGCACGGCTTCTGCTGGCGCTGCGGCGAGGAGGCGCACCGGCCGGTGTCGTGCGACACGGTGCGCGCGTGGCTGGAGAAGAACAGCTCATACTCGGCGACCGCCAACTGGGTGCTTCTCAACACAAAGCTCTGCCCCCAATGCCGGCGGCCGATCGAGAAGAATCAGGGGTGTATGCACATGACCTGCCTCCCTCCTTGCGGCTACGAGTTCTGCTGGGTCTGCCTGGACCCGTGGAAAAACCACCGGCGCTGCCGGGGATTCGGGCAGGGAGGAGctcccgacggcgacggcgacggtggtggcagcagccgggaggagcaggagcagcggaGGAGGCATGCCCAGATGTCGCTGGACAGGTACCTGTACCATTACGAGCGGTGGGTGGCCAACTACACGTCGCTGGAGAAAGTGCGCCAGGACATGGACGAGCTTGAGAGCTCGGAGATCAGGAGGATCGCCGCCATGGTGGAGCTTAACGAGACGAACTTCGCCTTCCTCAACGAGGCGTACGAGCAGATCGCCCACGGCCGGCGGGTGCTCAAGTGGGCGTACGCGTACGGGTACTACCTGGACCCAGTGCGCGACGCGGCCAAGCGCGGCCTGTTCGAGCACCTGCTGGACCAGGCCAACTCCCGGCTGGACCAGCTGCACGACGCCGCCGAGCTGGAGAGGAGGGAGATCTTCTGCTCCAGCGCCGAGCGCACCATCGTCCTTGACCTGCTGAGCTACTACCAGGCCAAGGTCAAAGACCACACCAAGGCGACGCAACAGTTCATGGGCAACCTTGTGAAGGCATTCGAGACGACCGACCTTCCCGAGTTCAAGTCATTGAACTAG
- the LOC140220311 gene encoding protein ALP1-like: protein MSAMDEERQKNLDRIYNCNDVECVNMLRMRRAPFFRLCNLLRGRELLRDTIHSSVEEQVAMFLHVAGHNQRFRVIHQSWRRSVETVSRHFKEVLYAIGELRHEIIKAPSTETPLKIRNSSRWYPYFKDCVGAIDGTHIYARVPAKMQSAFRGRKHYTTQNVLAAVDFDLKFTYVLAGWEGSAHDATILADALEREDGLRVPEGKFYLVDAGYACRPGFLPPYRGTRYHLNEFGGRNYPTNPRELFNLRHSSLRVTVERAFGALKNRFRIIDNKPFHPFKTQVKLVLACCILHNWILGHGPDEVIPLESTWEPNSVNGHGVPVDDNAAWASVRDEWANEMWASRGNAHL, encoded by the exons ATGAGTGCTATGGACGAGGAAAGGCAAAAAAATTTGGACAGAATATATAACTGTAATGATGTAGAGTGTGTAAACATGCTTCGCATGAGAAGAGCCCCTTTCTTTAGGCTATGTAATTTGCTTAGGGGTAGGGAGTTGCTTAGAGATACCATACATAGCAGTGTAGAAGAGCAAGTTGCTATGTTTCTCCATGTTGCTGGGCATAACCAAAGGTTTAGAGTTATCCATCAAAGTTGGAGGAGATCTGTAGAGACAGTAAGTAGACATTTCAAAGAGGTGTTGTATGCAATTGGTGAACTTAGGCATGAGATCATTAAGGCTCCATCAACTGAGACACCTCTTAAGATTAGAAACAGCtcaagatggtacccatatttcaag GATTGTGTTGGGGCTatagatggcactcacatcTATGCTAGAGTCCCAGCTAAGATGCAATCAGCATTTAGGGGGAGGAAACACTATACAACTCAAAATGTCCTAGCTGCAGTGGACTTTGATTTGAAGTTCACTTATGTGTTGGCTGGCTGGGAGGGTTCTGCACATGATGCCACCATTCTAGCAGATGCactagagagagaggatggTTTAAGGGTTCCAGAAG GGAAGTTCTATCTggtagatgctggatatgcatgcCGTCCTGGATTCCTACCTCCTTACAGGGGTACTAGATATCATCTTAATGAGTTTGGTGGTAGAAATTACCCAACCAATCCAAGGGAGCTGTTCAATTTGAGGCATTCTAGTCTGCGTGTTACGGTTGAAAGGGCTTTTGGGGCTTTAAAAAATAGATTTCGCATTATTGACAACAAACCTTTTCATCCATTCAAGACACAAGTGAAGTTGGTCCTTGCTTGTTGCATCTTACATAATTGGATTCTGGGGCATGGACCTGATGAGGTTATTCCTCTTGAGTCCACATGGGAGCCTAATTCTGTTAATGGACATGGGGTCCctgttgatgacaatgcagcTTGGGCTTCTGTTAGAGATGAATGGGCTAATGAAATGTGGGCTAGTAGGGGTAATGCACATTTGTAG
- the LOC117866305 gene encoding ervatamin-B — MASMRSSSSSMALALLPLLVAAALAPSLASASPALDNGEELLMLGRFHGWMAAHGRSYATEEEKLRRFEVYRSNMEFIEAANRDSRMSYRLGETPFTDLTHDEFMAMYSSNDDDGPSSSLLSEETTVITTRAGPVHEGTAAVEEPPPRRTNLTAAVPPSVDWRAKGVVTAAKFQGVSCSSCWAFTSVATMESAQAISTGGSPPLLSEQQLVDCVTLNHGCNRGWMDNAFKWVIQNGGITTEAAYPYTGKDGMCQTGKPVAVRLSGYKKVSPPGNEAALMEAVAQQPVAASFDYSDPCFQHYIGGVYNAGCSKSGVYTKGACKTAQNHALALVGYGTMPDGTKYWIGKNSWGEKWGEKGFIYVLRDSPPLGLCGLAALPVYPII, encoded by the exons ATGGCTTCCATGCGCTCGTCGTCCTCATCCATGGCTCTCGCTCTGCTGCCGCTACTGGTGGCAGCCGCACTGGCTCCCTCTCTGGCTTCAGCTTCACCTGCCCTCGACAATGGCGAGGAGCTGCTGATGCTGGGGAGGTTCCATgggtggatggcggcgcacgGCCGGTCGTACGccaccgaggaggagaagctgcGCCGGTTCGAGGTGTACCGGAGCAACATGGAGTTCATCGAGGCGGCGAACCGGGACAGCCGGATGAGCTACCGCCTCGGCGAGACCCCGTTCACAGACCTCACCCACGACGAGTTCATGGCCATGTACAgcagcaacgacgacgacggcccgTCGTCGTCATTGTTGTCGGAGGAGACGACGGTGATCACAACTCGCGCTGGCCCCGTCCACGagggcaccgccgccgtcgaagAGCCGCCACCTCGTCGTACCAACCTGACGGCGGCGGTGCCTCCGAGCGTCGATTGGAGGGCCAAAGGCGTCGTCACAGCAGCCAAGTTTCAAGGGGTGTCCTGTT CGTCTTGCTGGGCGTTCACGTCGGTGGCGACGATGGAGAGCGCGCAGGCGATCAGCACCGGCGGATCGCCGCCGTTGCTGTCGGAGCAGCAGCTGGTGGACTGTGTCACTCTCAACCACGGCTGCAACAGAGGTTGGATGGACAACGCCTTCAAGTGGGTGATCCAGAACGGCGGCATCACCACGGAGGCGGCCTACCCCTACACCGGCAAGGACGGCATGTGCCAAACGGGCAAGCCGGTCGCGGTGAGGCTCAGCGGCTACAAGAAGGTTTCGCCGCCCGGCAACGAGGCGGCGCTCATGGAGGCCGTGGCGCAGCAGCCCGTCGCCGCATCCTTCGACTACAGCGACCCCTGCTTCCAGCACTACATCGGCGGCGTATACAACGCTGGTTGCTCCAAGTCCGGCGTCTACACCAAAGGGGCGTGCAAGACAGCGCAGAACCACGCGCTGGCCCTCGTCGGATACGGGACCATGCCTGACGGGACCAAGTACTGGATCGGTAAGAACTCGTGGGGTGAGAAGTGGGGTGAAAAAGGCTTCATCTATGTCCTTAGGGACTCGCCGCCCTTGGGCTTGTGCGGCCTTGCGGCGCTCCCGGTTTACCCTATCATCTGA